A DNA window from Maribellus comscasis contains the following coding sequences:
- a CDS encoding TolC family protein, translated as MSKNKLGLSERGDEYNFRKKKMKKSIKIIISTVVLFVSVIGFDKAYGQKVMTLDECRQQAVAYNKELKAAALQNKEAQVNQEVARTAYLPKFGFSSSLMHRPNMDPISMPGYFLPTADSEEDAMAGNYSGTSDVWKPGTTIDISSITLINSGFEITQPVYAGGRIRYSNQQADAGVEIANLSLNMKYSEIIEATDKAFWQVATVEENILIAVEYIKMLTELEDQMSAMYEVGLQPASEKLKVTVQKNEAELNLLKAKNGLKVAKMYLNQILGQALETDIKISHDENTDVQLINFDGGITQAGNKRNELKILEKQKELSELDAKITRADYLPTVGVSAQYTSYWLKDLYEDVDFQPMLAAQVSIPLFQWGQGKKKMRAAQLKIQQAETDLENTNELISLEVMQVKIQVEEAYESIRLAEKNVTEAGESLDETRASFDVGLNTTAELLSAQAKWAEAKAQLTQAVANFEVLKTRWKNVTGNLYMPEDKEE; from the coding sequence ATGAGTAAGAATAAATTAGGTCTGTCAGAAAGAGGAGATGAATACAATTTTAGGAAGAAGAAAATGAAGAAATCAATAAAAATTATAATAAGCACCGTCGTACTGTTTGTTTCTGTAATCGGTTTTGATAAAGCATACGGACAAAAAGTAATGACACTTGATGAATGTCGTCAGCAAGCTGTTGCATATAACAAGGAATTAAAAGCAGCAGCATTACAAAATAAAGAAGCACAGGTAAATCAGGAGGTTGCCAGAACCGCCTATTTGCCAAAATTTGGCTTTTCGTCGTCGTTGATGCATCGACCCAATATGGATCCGATCAGTATGCCTGGTTATTTCCTTCCGACTGCTGACAGTGAAGAAGATGCAATGGCCGGAAATTATTCGGGAACAAGTGATGTATGGAAGCCCGGAACCACTATCGATATAAGCAGTATTACATTAATAAACAGTGGTTTTGAGATAACCCAGCCGGTTTATGCCGGTGGCAGAATCAGATATTCAAACCAACAGGCTGACGCAGGTGTTGAAATAGCCAATTTATCCCTGAATATGAAATATTCCGAGATAATTGAAGCAACAGATAAAGCTTTTTGGCAGGTGGCAACCGTTGAAGAGAACATTTTAATCGCAGTGGAGTATATTAAAATGTTAACGGAATTGGAAGATCAAATGTCTGCGATGTACGAAGTTGGATTACAACCTGCCAGCGAAAAGTTAAAAGTAACGGTTCAGAAAAATGAAGCTGAGCTAAATCTGTTAAAAGCCAAAAACGGTTTGAAGGTGGCTAAAATGTATTTGAACCAGATATTGGGACAAGCATTGGAAACAGACATAAAAATCAGTCATGATGAAAATACAGATGTCCAACTGATAAATTTTGACGGCGGTATAACACAGGCCGGTAATAAAAGAAATGAATTGAAAATTCTGGAGAAACAAAAAGAACTCAGCGAGCTGGATGCGAAAATTACCCGCGCCGATTATCTTCCAACAGTGGGAGTAAGTGCTCAATATACCAGTTACTGGCTGAAAGATTTGTACGAAGATGTTGATTTTCAGCCCATGCTGGCAGCTCAGGTTTCAATTCCTCTTTTTCAGTGGGGGCAGGGAAAAAAGAAAATGCGCGCAGCTCAGTTAAAAATACAACAGGCAGAAACAGATCTGGAAAATACAAATGAACTGATAAGTCTGGAAGTGATGCAGGTGAAAATACAGGTTGAGGAAGCTTATGAATCAATCAGACTGGCTGAAAAAAATGTGACAGAAGCCGGGGAAAGTTTGGATGAAACCCGTGCCAGTTTTGATGTTGGCTTAAATACAACTGCCGAGTTGTTAAGTGCTCAGGCCAAATGGGCAGAAGCAAAAGCTCAGTTAACACAGGCTGTTGCCAACTTTGAAGTATTAAAAACCAGATGGAAAAATGTTACAGGAAATTTATATATGCCGGAAGATAAAGAAGAATGA
- a CDS encoding sensor histidine kinase, translating into MKCTQLHKKKKPELELRLPSYAPLNIFARFVIISLLAVLILRFIVLVTKIPAQLDERIPAFIYVVVIIIFNVAVELQIVLDNILEKFLPVPTKLKLRLFLQICVSIFFLIFAHRVIMYFIEPKITAEESRPAVILGMVAGLIFVQMVANSLTLGRMTRKWLNSQEVIAKMKREKLEMDYNSLQDQLNPHFLFNNLSVLKSLIIYDPEVAVGFTENFTDVYRYVLQSKNKRLVKLREEFDFMKAYSALHKERLGDGLLFEYDISKEELDKEIAPLTVQLLIENAIKHNIASKETPLKLKLVVGNGYLVVTNNLNRRTASYSTKTGLGNLVRRYEMLTDKELVIQYNEEMFEVKVPLL; encoded by the coding sequence ATGAAGTGTACACAATTGCATAAAAAGAAAAAACCCGAATTGGAGCTGAGGTTGCCAAGTTATGCACCTTTGAATATTTTTGCCCGATTTGTAATTATCAGTTTATTAGCAGTATTGATTTTACGTTTTATTGTGCTGGTGACCAAAATACCGGCACAACTGGATGAGCGTATACCTGCGTTTATATATGTTGTGGTTATTATCATTTTTAATGTGGCTGTGGAACTTCAAATTGTTTTAGACAATATTCTTGAAAAGTTTTTACCGGTTCCCACCAAATTAAAACTCCGGCTTTTTCTGCAAATCTGTGTCAGTATTTTTTTTCTGATTTTTGCGCACCGGGTTATTATGTATTTTATCGAACCCAAAATTACAGCGGAAGAGTCCAGGCCTGCGGTAATCCTGGGAATGGTTGCCGGTTTAATCTTTGTTCAAATGGTTGCCAATTCGCTCACACTGGGAAGGATGACAAGAAAATGGCTTAATTCGCAGGAAGTAATTGCCAAGATGAAAAGAGAAAAACTGGAAATGGATTACAATTCGTTACAGGATCAGTTAAATCCGCATTTCCTGTTTAATAATTTAAGTGTGCTAAAGTCTTTAATTATTTACGACCCGGAAGTTGCGGTCGGTTTTACTGAAAATTTTACAGATGTATATCGTTATGTACTTCAAAGTAAAAATAAAAGATTGGTTAAATTAAGAGAGGAATTCGATTTTATGAAGGCTTATTCGGCGCTTCATAAAGAACGTTTGGGAGACGGATTGTTGTTTGAATATGACATTTCGAAAGAAGAACTCGATAAGGAAATCGCCCCGCTAACGGTTCAGTTGCTTATTGAAAATGCAATAAAACACAATATCGCAAGCAAGGAAACACCTTTAAAACTAAAGCTGGTGGTGGGAAATGGTTATTTGGTTGTTACCAACAATCTGAACCGGAGAACTGCTTCCTATTCTACAAAAACAGGTTTGGGAAATTTAGTTAGAAGGTATGAAATGCTTACAGATAAAGAACTTGTCATTCAATACAACGAAGAGATGTTTGAAGTAAAAGTCCCTTTGTTGTAA
- a CDS encoding LytR/AlgR family response regulator transcription factor has product MRVIIVEDELHNYRLLKGMVEKLRPDWNIVEWLESVKSTVAWLENNPAPDLIFMDIQLTDGISFSIFDSVQVDSMVIFTTAYDEYALQAFQVNSIDYLLKPVKLEKLEQAIGKFEHLAGPRKDDSNLKPDYHELLEAITQGEKKYRKRFLISGATSFFKLNVEDIAWFYTESRMTTANTFTNKQYPIDFTMEKLEEQLDPDVFFRVNRSVIVHINAVRKFESHFGGKLILRLIPPFDEPITISRLKATEFKEWIGL; this is encoded by the coding sequence ATGAGAGTTATTATTGTAGAAGACGAATTGCATAACTACCGTTTGCTAAAAGGAATGGTAGAGAAGTTGCGACCTGACTGGAATATTGTTGAGTGGCTGGAAAGTGTAAAAAGTACGGTTGCCTGGTTAGAAAATAATCCTGCACCGGATCTGATATTTATGGATATCCAACTGACCGACGGGATTAGTTTTTCGATCTTTGACAGTGTTCAGGTGGATAGTATGGTCATTTTTACAACGGCCTACGACGAATATGCGCTTCAGGCATTTCAGGTGAACAGCATCGATTATTTGCTAAAGCCTGTGAAACTGGAGAAACTGGAGCAGGCCATCGGGAAATTTGAACATCTGGCAGGCCCCCGGAAAGATGATTCAAATTTAAAACCCGATTACCATGAACTTTTAGAGGCAATTACACAGGGAGAGAAGAAGTACAGAAAGCGATTTCTTATTTCAGGAGCAACGTCGTTTTTTAAATTGAATGTGGAAGATATTGCCTGGTTTTACACCGAAAGCAGGATGACTACTGCGAACACATTCACAAACAAACAATATCCGATAGATTTTACCATGGAAAAATTGGAAGAGCAGCTTGATCCTGACGTTTTTTTTCGCGTAAACAGAAGTGTAATCGTACACATTAACGCGGTTCGGAAATTTGAAAGTCATTTTGGCGGGAAATTGATTCTTCGTCTGATCCCTCCTTTTGATGAACCAATTACAATCAGTCGCTTAAAGGCTACCGAATTTAAAGAGTGGATAGGCCTGTAA
- a CDS encoding DUF6134 family protein produces MNSLFFVKYHFRNKDSNKKNLGVGNIFPLLYRILFLFLLLSSVSAESKEITSKYTLEMLGSKVGEFSVTQKNENGKLNIEAITDVKVKLLFSYRVKYVQNTVYEQGVLKHSNVKTYKNGKLNSDMMLKQEKDAYLLVVDGDTTLINDSITYSGSLLYFNEPLGIKQLYKERTAEMLSIALLSAHTYVVKDEKERELNRYIYKNGVLEYAKMRHALGTLELKRVSENTMND; encoded by the coding sequence ATGAATAGTCTATTTTTTGTAAAATATCATTTTCGAAATAAGGATTCCAACAAAAAGAATTTGGGCGTTGGAAACATATTCCCGCTTTTGTACAGGATTTTGTTTCTGTTTCTTTTGTTAAGCTCCGTTTCTGCGGAATCCAAAGAAATTACTTCAAAGTATACCCTGGAAATGTTAGGTTCAAAGGTTGGTGAATTTTCAGTCACTCAAAAAAATGAAAATGGGAAATTGAATATTGAAGCAATAACCGATGTAAAAGTAAAGCTTTTGTTTTCGTATCGTGTAAAATATGTGCAGAATACGGTTTACGAACAGGGTGTTTTGAAGCATTCCAATGTGAAGACCTATAAAAACGGGAAACTAAATTCCGATATGATGCTAAAGCAGGAAAAAGACGCTTATCTGCTTGTTGTTGACGGAGATACCACGCTTATCAATGATTCAATTACTTACAGCGGAAGCCTGCTTTATTTTAACGAACCTTTGGGGATAAAACAATTATACAAGGAAAGAACTGCCGAGATGCTGTCAATCGCGCTTTTAAGCGCGCATACCTATGTTGTAAAAGACGAAAAAGAACGGGAGTTAAACAGATACATTTATAAAAACGGTGTTTTGGAATACGCAAAAATGCGGCATGCACTGGGAACGCTGGAGTTAAAAAGAGTTAGCGAAAATACGATGAATGATTGA
- a CDS encoding sulfite exporter TauE/SafE family protein, with product MIEFSEIQNIYFILPLLGFIIGLFGTMVGGGGGFFFLPILTLLLMVPAQTAVLTSLVATLPICIVGSLGHYRKKHIDLRVAVLFMITGIIGAFIGAEITSRISDLALKTAFGVYSVLIALNMVFSARKNNDEQERTKTKISFKRLNTFKGSFFGLAAGLITGTFGTSGTAPVLAGLFSMRIPFRMVIGTSLLIVLVNTIFAVGAHFIVGKIDLTLVVFLTAGSTIGAVLGPRLLAKAQIDKSESKAKYAYAIIMAAIGVLMIIGRN from the coding sequence ATGATTGAATTTTCAGAAATACAGAACATTTATTTCATTTTACCATTGCTGGGTTTTATCATTGGTTTGTTTGGGACCATGGTTGGCGGCGGAGGAGGATTTTTCTTCCTGCCCATTCTTACATTGCTTTTAATGGTACCGGCACAAACAGCGGTGTTAACGTCGCTGGTGGCTACTCTGCCCATTTGTATTGTTGGCTCGTTGGGGCACTACCGGAAAAAGCATATCGATTTGCGGGTGGCTGTTCTTTTTATGATAACCGGAATTATTGGAGCTTTTATTGGCGCGGAAATAACCAGCAGAATCAGTGACCTGGCATTAAAGACAGCTTTTGGTGTTTATTCTGTTTTGATTGCACTGAACATGGTGTTTAGTGCCCGGAAAAATAATGATGAGCAAGAGAGAACAAAGACTAAAATATCATTTAAGCGTTTAAATACGTTTAAAGGTTCATTTTTCGGACTGGCAGCCGGTTTAATCACCGGAACATTTGGGACCAGCGGAACAGCTCCTGTTCTGGCAGGATTGTTTTCAATGAGAATTCCATTCAGGATGGTGATTGGCACCTCGCTTCTGATTGTGCTGGTGAATACAATTTTTGCAGTGGGTGCCCATTTTATTGTGGGGAAAATTGATCTTACACTGGTTGTTTTTCTCACGGCGGGCTCTACAATTGGAGCTGTACTTGGCCCGCGTTTACTTGCCAAAGCCCAAATTGACAAATCAGAAAGCAAAGCAAAATATGCGTATGCGATCATTATGGCTGCTATCGGGGTTTTAATGATTATAGGAAGGAATTAG